A window of the Ostrea edulis chromosome 1, xbOstEdul1.1, whole genome shotgun sequence genome harbors these coding sequences:
- the LOC125683274 gene encoding G-protein coupled receptor 161-like, with amino-acid sequence MYVILRRLLSSSNLVCNGTNSDCSSEPNVGLALMALIVGVILALSVAMNSVVCLVFYKKTYLLSVSNSFVLNLSCCQLCLSVLVVPFVLASIFSTKWAFDDTFCKVQGYFFTICIIAIQFSLMIISVDRNYAIINSLRYPYVFTPKLGNVLIASAWILSVMIAMPPLVGWGSYVYIPDQYLCGMNWKSGKQFLLFLIVICFLVPLLVQGWCYLSIFKAAIGQTKRRSRVYPSMPSTVRDPPSNSSGSSDISQSVQVRYRNVECKAVRTILLIAFAYALCWVPYLTIIVSYVRDSTVTPEVNSLAICLVFCTGIVNPIIYVFMNRVTRHEINKFFCDTINKGNGRTTSGNDSDEFYSTTMTTYSSSKQNVTVWTTQKMRSKVPPACSIEMNTIQEVRELSSPSPLTTEQNGANQTGELSKFSENAINIGETSQLSVMTASGESSTYSERSPDQHQRNRLLLSVSRDTTPQTSPEVARQRVCRAQSEFLSRGETFLSQKRKDCGSFLSFEGKCKEVHVSRKRSNSHYQESSKSSSFIKSPTLPSTLKHMTEMKRINKEYPRREIYFSDPSFRSNQEMSIACEGRKRAMTIGESRLTKMYDKDLKRFPKDDANIA; translated from the exons ATGTACGTTATACTCAGGCGACTTCTGTCGTCCTCCAACCTTGTATGTAATGGAACAAATTCGGACTGTAGCAGCGAACCCAACGTGGGTCTGGCCTTAATGGCGCTCATCGTTGGCGTCATTCTAGCACTCTCAGTGGCCATGAATAGCGTTGTTTGCCTTGTTTTCTACAAAAAGACTTATCTCCTCAGTGTTTCCAACAGTTTTGTACTCAACCTGTCCTGTTGTCAGTTGT gtTTATCTGTTCTTGTTGTTCCGTTCGTTTTGGCGTCTATATTCTCTACTAAGTGGGCTTTTGACGACACCTTTTGCAAGGTGCAAGGATACTTCTTTACTATATGTATTATCGCCATCCAGTTTTCTCTCATGATCATCTCCGTAGACCGGAACTACGCCATTATCAACTCCCTCAGGTACCCGTATGTCTTCACACCAAAACTAGGAAACGTCTTGATAGCATCGGCCTGGATTTTGAGTGTTATGATTGCTATGCCACCTCTTGTTGGATGGGGCTCGTACGTTTATATTCCTGATCAATATCTCTGTGGAATGAATTGGAAATCTGGAAAACAATTCCTGTTATTCCTTATTGTGATTTGCTTTCTAGTTCCTCTTTTAGTGCAGGGCTGGTGTTATTTAAGCATATTCAAAGCCGCCATCGGTCAAACTAAAAGACGCAGTCGTGTTTACCCCTCTATGCCCTCCACGGTCCGTGATCCGCCCAGCAATTCCTCAGGTAGCAGTGATATCTCACAAAGTGTGCAAGTACGGTACCGAAACGTAGAGTGCAAGGCTGTTCGAACAATTTTACTGATAGCTTTTGCTTACGCCTTATGTTGGGTCCCTTACTTAACTATCATAGTCAGTTATGTGAGAGACAGCACAGTGACGCCAGAAGTCAATTCTCTTGCCATTTGTCTTGTATTTTGCACTGGAATAGTCAATCCCATCATATACGTGTTTATGAATAGAGTTACGCGTCACGAGATCAACAAGTTCTTTTGTGACACGATCAATAAGGGCAATGGACGGACGACGTCAGGAAATGACAGCGATGAATTCTATTCCACAACCATGACGACGTATTCatcatcaaaacaaaatgtgaCGGTGTGGACAACCCAGAAGATGCGCAGTAAAGTCCCGCCGGCGTGTAGCATAGAAATGAATACTATTCAAGAGGTTCGTGAACTTTCCTCACCAAGTCCTCTAACAACGGAACAAAATGGCGCTAATCAAACTGGTGAACTGTCCAAGTTCTCAGAAAATGCTATAAACATAGGTGAAACAAGtcaattaagtgtaatgacagCTTCTGGTGAATCATCTACATATTCTGAAAGAAGCCCTGATCAGCACCAGAGGAACAGGCTTCTTCTGTCGGTTAGTCGAGACACTACTCCACAAACAAGTCCCGAAGTGGCCCGACAAAGGGTGTGTAGAGCACAATCCGAGTTCTTATCAAGAGGAGAAACGTTCTTGTCGCAGAAACGAAAAGATTGTGGATCATTTCTTTCTTTCGAAGGTAAATGCAAAGAAGTTCATGTAAGCCGAAAGCGCTCCAATTCACACTATCAAGAATCGTCCAAATCGTCGTCGTTCATAAAATCTCCTACTTTACCGTCGACATTGAAACACATGACTGAAATGAAAAGAATAAACAAGGAGTATCCCCGGCgtgaaatatatttctctgatcCGTCCTTTCGAAGCAATCAGGAAATGTCCATTGCATGCGAGGGTAGAAAGAGGGCTATGACAATAGGCGAAAGCCGTTTAACTAAAATGTATGACAAGGACCTCAAAAGATTTCCAAAGGATGATGCGAATATTGCTTAA